The Papaver somniferum cultivar HN1 unplaced genomic scaffold, ASM357369v1 unplaced-scaffold_33, whole genome shotgun sequence genome includes a window with the following:
- the LOC113341960 gene encoding uncharacterized protein LOC113341960 isoform X1, whose product MNMFTCGGKKLKLTIWGVGQDMVNVSNDDCNQYNISLGVKHPSNLQNEFEELKIQYRDLRFLMLDMQLIHLAWEGSLSPPRFLHIHKVTLKERNLDLTDKVNHVESKLQFIALCYSIWIVKVYIFFTFCIRCGFSVNIVHVQYLLFILFLLPTLVVFVVDNPFA is encoded by the exons ATGAATATGTTCACgtgtggtggaaagaagcttaaGCTAACAATTTGGGGTGTTGGACAAGATATGGTAAACGTGTCCAATGATGATTGTAATCAGTACAACATTTCTCTTG GAGTCAAGCATCCTTCAAATCTGCAAAACGAGTTTGAAGAGCTCAAGATACAATATAGAGATTTGAGG tttttgatGTTGGATATGCAGCTAATACATTTGGCATGGGAAGGCTCACTGAGTCCACCGAGATTTTTGCACATTCACAAA GTTACGCTGAAGGAGAGAAACTTGGATCTGACAGATAAAGTAAATCATGTTGAGTCGAAACTGCAGTTCATAGCGTTGTGTTACTCCATCTGGATTGTTAAGGTTTACATATTTTTTACTTTTTGTATTCGCTGTGGTTTTTCCGTTAATATTGTTCATGTACAGTATTTGCTCTTCATTTTGTTTCTCTTACCGACTTTAGTGGTTTTTGTTGTCGATAATCCATTTGCTTGA
- the LOC113341960 gene encoding uncharacterized protein LOC113341960 isoform X3 produces MNMFTCGGKKLKLTIWGVGQDMVNVSNDDCNQYNISLGVKHPSNLQNEFEELKIQYRDLRLIHLAWEGSLSPPRFLHIHKVTLKERNLDLTDKVNHVESKLQFIALCYSIWIVKVYIFFTFCIRCGFSVNIVHVQYLLFILFLLPTLVVFVVDNPFA; encoded by the exons ATGAATATGTTCACgtgtggtggaaagaagcttaaGCTAACAATTTGGGGTGTTGGACAAGATATGGTAAACGTGTCCAATGATGATTGTAATCAGTACAACATTTCTCTTG GAGTCAAGCATCCTTCAAATCTGCAAAACGAGTTTGAAGAGCTCAAGATACAATATAGAGATTTGAGG CTAATACATTTGGCATGGGAAGGCTCACTGAGTCCACCGAGATTTTTGCACATTCACAAA GTTACGCTGAAGGAGAGAAACTTGGATCTGACAGATAAAGTAAATCATGTTGAGTCGAAACTGCAGTTCATAGCGTTGTGTTACTCCATCTGGATTGTTAAGGTTTACATATTTTTTACTTTTTGTATTCGCTGTGGTTTTTCCGTTAATATTGTTCATGTACAGTATTTGCTCTTCATTTTGTTTCTCTTACCGACTTTAGTGGTTTTTGTTGTCGATAATCCATTTGCTTGA
- the LOC113341960 gene encoding uncharacterized protein LOC113341960 isoform X2, which translates to MNMFTCGGKKLKLTIWGVGQDMVNVSNDDCNQYNISLGVKHPSNLQNEFEELKIQYRDLRFLMLDMQLIHLAWEGSLSPPRFLHIHKVTLKERNLDLTDKVNHVESKLQFIALCYSIWIVKARWAYESVKTYVGSKFTPTTFFIWWCSTQREFPFSNASLTIH; encoded by the exons ATGAATATGTTCACgtgtggtggaaagaagcttaaGCTAACAATTTGGGGTGTTGGACAAGATATGGTAAACGTGTCCAATGATGATTGTAATCAGTACAACATTTCTCTTG GAGTCAAGCATCCTTCAAATCTGCAAAACGAGTTTGAAGAGCTCAAGATACAATATAGAGATTTGAGG tttttgatGTTGGATATGCAGCTAATACATTTGGCATGGGAAGGCTCACTGAGTCCACCGAGATTTTTGCACATTCACAAA GTTACGCTGAAGGAGAGAAACTTGGATCTGACAGATAAAGTAAATCATGTTGAGTCGAAACTGCAGTTCATAGCGTTGTGTTACTCCATCTGGATTGTTAAG GCTAGGTGGGCATATGAGAGCGTAAAAACATATGTAGGCAGCAAGTTTACTCCTACAACTTTCTTTATCTGGTGGTGCTCCACGCAAAGAGAGTTTCCATTTTCCAATGCAAGTTTAACCATCCACTGA